In Flavobacterium sp. 83, the genomic window AAAAGAACAGTTTGAAGAATTAATGCCTGAATTCACTAATTTTTTAGCTACTCAAGCAATTGATAAAGCGGAATGGGATAAGATTAAAACGGAAAAACCGGAAGTAGCTGAACAAGAATTGGATGTTTTTTCTGATTTAGTTTGGGAAGGGGTTTTAACTAAAGCGGAATATTTAGAGCATTTTTCTAAAAATCATATTTTTCTTTTTCATTGTTTTGATACCTATGTTCAATCTATTGTTTTGAAATCATTGGTTCCTGAAACTGATTTTCTGACCAAAGAAGGATTGCAATGGCTTAGTGATAATATGTTTACCGATACGATTGAAATGAAAGTGGGAAAAAAAGAGTTTACCGATGAGCGTAACACCTCAGTTTTTGGATTAATACAACAAGGTTCTTTTTTAAGTGATGGACTTTTATACAAGCAAATAAATACAATTATAGAGTCATAATTGTATTGCAGTTTCTTTTAATTTGGTTATTTTAGTACACTTTTTCAAAAAACTAAAATAGCCAATTTTTATTTTCTATGGATATTCAAAATACAATTCAAATTTTAAGAGAGGAATTAAATCAGCACAATTATAATTATTATGTGTTGGATAAACCTATAATTTCCGATTATGAATTTGATTTGAAATTAAAACAACTCCAAGATTTAGAAAATAAATATCCAGAATATTTTGATGAAAATTCTCCTACACAACGAGTTGGGGGGGCAATTACAAAAAATTTTCAAACTGTAGCTCACGAACACAGAATGTATTCTCTTGATAATTCCTATTCTAAAGAAGAATTAGTTGATTGGGAAAAGCGAATCCAAAAAGTTCTCGGAGAAGTTCCATTAGAATATACCTGTGAATTAAAATATGATGGAGCATCAATCAGTATTACTTATGAAAACGGAAAATTAAAACGGGCTGTAACCCGTGGTGATGGTTTTCAAGGGGATGATGTTACTAATAATATTAAAACTATAAAATCCATCCCGTTAAAATTAAAAGGAAATTTTCCTTCTGTATTTGATGTTCGTGGTGAAATCATTTTGCCATTTGCCGGTTTCGAAAAAATGAATCTAGATTTAATAGAAATTGGTGAATTACCGTATTCAAACCCCAGAAATACGGCTTCGGGAAGTTTGAAATTGCAAGACAGTGCCGAAGTTGCTAAAAGACCGTTAGATTGTTTGTTGTATTTTTTAATTGGAAATAATCTGCCTTTTAAATCTCAATATGAAGGATTAGAAACAGCAAGGGAATGGGGGTTTAAAGTACCTAAAGAAGCAAAACTAGCTCATAATCTAGCAGAAGTTTTCGAATTTATAGATTATTGGGACACACATAGACATGATTTACCTTATGAAACGGATGGCGTTGTTATAAAAGTAAATTCTTTTCATTACCAAGATGAGTTGGGTTTTACAGCTAAGTCACCGCGTTGGGCAATTGCTTATAAGTTCAAATCAGAACAAGTTTCAACAAAATTAAACTCGATTTCGTATCAGGTGGGAAGAACTGGTGCAATAACGCCCGTGGCTAATTTAGAACCGGTACAATTAGCAGGTACTATTGTAAAACGTGCGTCTTTACATAACGCTGATCAAATTGAAAAATTAGATATTCGTGTTGGAGATACTGTTTTTGTAGAAAAAGGAGGGGAGATTATACCTAAAATTATAGCTGTTGATTTTAGTAAACGTCCAGAAAACACTGAGCCAACAAGCTATATCACTCATTGTCCGGAATGCAATACTGAGTTGGTACGAAGTGAGGGAGAAGCCAATCATTATTGCCCAAATTTTTACGGTTGTCCTCCGCAGATTATAGGAAGGATTCAGCATTATATTTCGCGAAAAGCTATGGATATTGAAGGCCTTGGAGGAGAAACTGTAGCGTTACTTTTTAATAATGGATTGGTTCATAATTATGCCGATTTGTATGAATTGACGGTTGATCAAATTCTTCCTTTGGAACGAATGGCTCAAAAATCAGCTGAAAATTTAGTGAAAGGGGTAGAGAATTCAAAAAATATTCCTTTTGAACGTGTTTTGTTTGCTATTGGTATTCGATTCGTGGGTGAAACGGTAGCTAAGAAATTAGCAAAACATTATAAAAACATTGATGCTTTGTGTCATGCCTCTTTGATGGACTTGATTTTAGTTGATGAAATTGGAGAACGAATTGCGCAAAGTGTGATTGACTTTTTCGAAAATCAGCAAAACAGGGTTATAATTGAAAGATTAAAAAAACATGGTGTACAATTTGAAATTGTAGAAAAAATAAACCCCAATGCAACCGATAAACTTTCGGGGAAAACCTTTGTAGTATCGGGTGTTTTTGAGCAATTTTCCAGAGATGATTTAAAAAAAGCAATTGAAGATAACGGTGGGAAAGTAGGAAGTTCTATTTCAGCAAAAACTGATTATGTTGTTGCGGGAGATAATATGGGACCAGCAAAACTGGAAAAAGCTAATAAGCTAAATATCCCTATAATTTCTGAAGATGATTTTATGCAAATGTTAACCAAAAGCTAAAAATTGTAAATACTGATTGTGAAAAATAAAGAAAACGTTAAAAATATAATAACAGGTTTGTATTTTGCAGTTGCTATGGCAGAAGTTACTACCGAAGCATTTGCATATAAACCTTTGCTTTTTGTATTAAAACCATTAATTTCAGTGCTGTTGATGGCTTTATATTGGAGTACTTCTGAACAAAGAAATAAGCTATTTTTTGCAACCATATTCTTTTCCTTGATTACAAATGTTTTTTTTATTCCAAATACAGAAACAATGTTGTTTTTAGGACTTATTGCTTTCTTGATACATCGAATACTGATGATTTTTTATATAAATAAATTGACAAAAGTGAAGGATTACATTCCGTTATTGATAGCGACAGTTCCT contains:
- a CDS encoding DUF6495 family protein; its protein translation is MKYSRLTKEQFEELMPEFTNFLATQAIDKAEWDKIKTEKPEVAEQELDVFSDLVWEGVLTKAEYLEHFSKNHIFLFHCFDTYVQSIVLKSLVPETDFLTKEGLQWLSDNMFTDTIEMKVGKKEFTDERNTSVFGLIQQGSFLSDGLLYKQINTIIES
- the ligA gene encoding NAD-dependent DNA ligase LigA: MDIQNTIQILREELNQHNYNYYVLDKPIISDYEFDLKLKQLQDLENKYPEYFDENSPTQRVGGAITKNFQTVAHEHRMYSLDNSYSKEELVDWEKRIQKVLGEVPLEYTCELKYDGASISITYENGKLKRAVTRGDGFQGDDVTNNIKTIKSIPLKLKGNFPSVFDVRGEIILPFAGFEKMNLDLIEIGELPYSNPRNTASGSLKLQDSAEVAKRPLDCLLYFLIGNNLPFKSQYEGLETAREWGFKVPKEAKLAHNLAEVFEFIDYWDTHRHDLPYETDGVVIKVNSFHYQDELGFTAKSPRWAIAYKFKSEQVSTKLNSISYQVGRTGAITPVANLEPVQLAGTIVKRASLHNADQIEKLDIRVGDTVFVEKGGEIIPKIIAVDFSKRPENTEPTSYITHCPECNTELVRSEGEANHYCPNFYGCPPQIIGRIQHYISRKAMDIEGLGGETVALLFNNGLVHNYADLYELTVDQILPLERMAQKSAENLVKGVENSKNIPFERVLFAIGIRFVGETVAKKLAKHYKNIDALCHASLMDLILVDEIGERIAQSVIDFFENQQNRVIIERLKKHGVQFEIVEKINPNATDKLSGKTFVVSGVFEQFSRDDLKKAIEDNGGKVGSSISAKTDYVVAGDNMGPAKLEKANKLNIPIISEDDFMQMLTKS